From Phragmites australis chromosome 5, lpPhrAust1.1, whole genome shotgun sequence, a single genomic window includes:
- the LOC133918332 gene encoding uncharacterized protein LOC133918332, with protein MAATRRLFSFHLHLGPRASARPFAAAVATPHHRGKHDAVMCKAAGKSKAKASKGGERLQRRALEEHLKRRTRSAAAFDADLYGRHANAHHVPVLLGEVLAAFRRPRTLRSFVDCTLGAAGHSLAMMEAHPEMELYIGMDIDPSALEIGRGHIEAFLAGREANRGEGGALQGTLRAYTHVKNFKYIKQVLGGVDESLAVGLSGVDGILIDLGMSSMQVNRSNRGFSVLQDGPLDMRMDPKATLRAEDILNSWPELEVGRVLRDYGEESNWQSLQKQIVKARATGGLHSTGELVKLIQRMCTISRGRQGWIKTATRVFQALRIAVNDELRTLEDALHSCFDCLGTGGRLAVISFHSLEDRIVKQTFLDLIHGDEADEPDDEDSVELTDINDEDEPWFKQRVQGKNGAILTKRPITPCQEEEELNQRCRSAKLRVIQKS; from the exons ATGGCGGCGACCCGGCGCCTCTTCTCCTTCCACCTCCATCTCGGCCCCCGCGCGTCCGCGCGTCCtttcgccgccgccgtcgcaacCCCCCACCACCGTGGAAAGCACGACGCGGTCATGTGCAAGGCTGCCGGGAAGTCCAAGGCCAAGGCGAGCAAAGGCGGCGAGCGGCTGCAGAGGCGGGCGCTGGAGGAACACCTCAAGCGGCGCacccgctccgccgccgccttcgaCGCCGACCTCTACGGTCGCCACGCCAACGCCCACCACGTCCCCGTCTTGCTCGGCGAGGTCCTCGCCGCCTTCCGCCGGCCCCGCACGCTCCGCTCCTTCGTGGACTGCACCCTCGGCGCCGCCGGACACTCGCTCGCC ATGATGGAGGCGCACCCGGAGATGGAGCTGTATATTGGCATGGACATCGACCCCTCTGCCCTGGAGATCGGCCGTGGGCACATTGAGGCCTTCCTTGCCGGTAGGGAAGCGAATAGAGGGGAAGGCGGTGCCTTGCAGGGGACACTGCGTGCCTACACTCACGTCAAGAACTTCAAATACATCAAGCAAGTTCTTGGTGGCGTGGACGAGAGCCTAGCGGTTGGCTTGTCTGGAGTTGACGGCATCCTCATTGACCTTGGCATGTCATCCATGCAG GTGAACAGATCAAATAGGGGATTCAGTGTGCTCCAGGATGGTCCTCTTGATATGCGCATGGACCCTAAG GCCACTTTAAGAGCAGAAGATATCTTGAATTCTTGGCCTGAGCTTGAAGTTGGGCGTGTCCTGCGTGATTATGGGGAGGAAAGTAATTGGCAATCCCTTCAGAAGCAAATTGTTAAAGCCCGGGCAACAGGTGGTTTGCACTCTACTGGAGAGCTTGTCAAACTTATCCAGCGAATGTGCACCATCTCACGAG GGCGGCAAGGCTGGATTAAGACTGCGACAAGGGTGTTTCAGGCCCTCAGGATCGCAGTTAATGATGAACTCCGGACTTTGGAAGATGCACTCCATTCATGCTTTGACTGCCTAGGAACAGGTGGCCGTCTTGCTGTGATCTCGTTCCACAGTTTGGAGGACAGAATTGTGAAGCAGACCTTCTTGGACCTTATTCATGGGGATGAAGCGGATGAACCAGATGATGAAGACAGCGTGGAACTGACTGATATCAATGATGAAGACGAACCATGGTTTAAGCAGAGAGTGCAGGGAAAGAATGGAGCCATCCTAACAAAAAGACCAATAACCCCTTGTCAAGAGGAAGAGGAACTAAATCAGAGGTGCAGAAGTGCAAAGCTTAGAGTGATCCAGAAGTCCTGA
- the LOC133918333 gene encoding guanine nucleotide-binding protein subunit gamma 2-like — translation MRGEANGGGEERRRGEEHEDDDEEEEQQRPAEGSVQQSQHRQSQRTARPSSGPQPALPAMRNVGYVGKHRLSAAIARLDQELQSLQDELNELESMEPASAACQEVITSTEGKPDPLLPITCGPENSSWDRWFQRVRSSRSNKWWASKGSDFS, via the exons ATGAGGGGGGAAGCCAACGGAGGGGGGGAGGAGAGGCGGCGAGGTGAAGAGcacgaggacgacgacgaggaggaggagcagcagcggccGGCCGAGGGGTCGGTGCAGCAGAGTCAGCACAGACAGAGCCAGAGGACGGCGAGGCCTTCCTCCGGGCCGCAGCCAGCGCTGCCCGCGATGAGGAACGTCGGGTACGTCggcaagcaccgcctctccgcCGCCATCGCCCGCCTCGACCAGGAGCTCCAGTCGCTCCAG GATGAACTGAATGAGCTTGAAAGCATGGAACCCGCATCAGCAGCATGCCAGGA AGTGATCACAAGTACAGAAGGGAAACCTGACCCGCTTCTTCCTAT CACCTGTGGTCCGGAGAATTCTTCTTGGGACAGATGGTTTCAGCGGGTCCGCAGCTCCCGCAGCAACAAATGGTGGGCATCCAAAGGTTCTGACTTCTCCTAG